A genome region from Hydrogenoanaerobacterium saccharovorans includes the following:
- a CDS encoding ABC transporter ATP-binding protein: MITVNNLRKVYKLGSEKVIALDNINITIGEGEICCILGTSGSGKSTLLNMLAGLEKPTRGQVLIGKHDIARMDETALAKFRQKYVGFVFQSYNLLSALTALENVSMPLMFRGVSKGKRNKAAKHMLKNVGLGNRYEHKPSQMSGGQQQRVGIARAFVSKPRIVFADEPTGNLDTKTTIEVMELMVQMSRENNQTLIIVTHDPEIAEYADRILTLIDGKVVSDVYNDSIAFKGVHAARAAAAEEATAEELAAKNAAQAAAQEEKE, encoded by the coding sequence ATGATTACGGTAAACAATCTTCGTAAGGTGTATAAGTTGGGCAGTGAAAAAGTCATCGCGCTGGATAATATCAACATCACGATTGGAGAAGGTGAAATCTGCTGTATCCTGGGTACTTCAGGTTCGGGTAAATCCACTCTGCTGAATATGCTAGCTGGGTTGGAAAAACCTACCCGCGGCCAGGTGTTGATTGGAAAGCACGACATTGCCAGGATGGATGAGACAGCTCTTGCGAAGTTTCGGCAAAAATATGTGGGGTTTGTATTTCAGTCATACAACCTGCTATCTGCGCTTACCGCACTAGAAAACGTGAGTATGCCGCTGATGTTCCGCGGTGTGAGTAAGGGTAAACGCAATAAAGCTGCAAAACACATGCTAAAAAATGTTGGGTTGGGCAATCGGTACGAGCACAAGCCTTCACAGATGTCGGGCGGTCAGCAGCAGCGTGTTGGTATAGCGCGTGCATTTGTCAGTAAGCCACGAATTGTATTTGCGGACGAGCCTACAGGAAACCTTGACACAAAGACAACGATTGAGGTTATGGAGCTGATGGTGCAGATGTCGCGCGAAAACAACCAGACATTGATTATTGTTACGCATGACCCTGAAATAGCTGAATATGCCGATAGAATTTTAACGCTGATTGACGGTAAAGTTGTGTCGGATGTATACAATGATTCCATAGCATTTAAAGGTGTTCACGCTGCCCGTGCAGCTGCAGCCGAGGAGGCAACAGCTGAGGAACTCGCAGCTAAAAATGCAGCACAGGCGGCAGCACAGGAGGAAAAGGAGTAA
- a CDS encoding efflux RND transporter periplasmic adaptor subunit, with amino-acid sequence MEQTTNAQATSETTTIPVSAAEVSKPKKVKKPKNKKKRKKAIIWSVILLLIAGYIGYSIYAASNYIPSVKAGEVSYQKINSYLSTTATISSPDSKAYFAPPQSKAVKVNFKVGDTVKAGDLIATFDLTDLNNQIRLNQISLEDAKINYENVKTNFDEINNKDEERQKDIDELSEEIRNYNTRIRKIRDDNGGYPAPGEPGYEAYTRYQQKLTQAEIEREGLENQETSETDLSKAKNALTTAENAMESAKISIASLQKYQKDKGIVADFDGIVTEMNLVAGGVATNTSTACVIQTTENLIATFNIGKYDVGTIKLEQPATLSLGELNYQGKVTKIGAVAVKGVNSSGNTTAAQVPAEITIGNPDSNLIIGLEFDAEIETFSNDNALALPVEAVLTDREGDFCYKLIPTEKADVFTYEKTYVKTGNASDTYIEIFDGLKEGEKVVLSPPTTIETLPVVKVETPKDAESAPATESTASAA; translated from the coding sequence ATGGAGCAAACAACCAATGCACAAGCAACTTCAGAAACCACCACTATACCAGTTTCAGCGGCTGAAGTATCAAAACCAAAAAAAGTAAAAAAACCGAAAAACAAAAAGAAGAGAAAAAAGGCTATTATTTGGTCCGTTATCTTGCTTTTGATTGCAGGATATATTGGATACAGCATTTATGCAGCGTCCAACTACATACCTTCTGTGAAAGCGGGAGAAGTATCTTACCAGAAAATCAATTCCTATCTAAGTACTACGGCAACCATCAGTTCGCCCGACAGCAAAGCTTATTTTGCACCACCGCAAAGTAAGGCGGTAAAAGTCAACTTTAAAGTTGGTGACACGGTGAAAGCGGGAGATTTGATTGCCACATTTGATTTGACAGACTTGAACAATCAAATTCGTTTAAATCAAATTTCGCTAGAGGATGCAAAAATCAATTATGAAAATGTAAAAACCAATTTTGATGAAATTAATAACAAAGACGAAGAACGGCAAAAAGATATTGATGAACTTTCGGAAGAAATACGTAATTATAACACCCGTATTCGTAAAATCAGAGACGATAACGGCGGTTATCCTGCCCCGGGTGAACCTGGATATGAAGCTTACACACGCTATCAGCAAAAGCTGACACAGGCAGAGATTGAACGCGAAGGATTAGAAAACCAAGAAACCTCGGAAACTGACCTTTCCAAAGCAAAAAACGCACTCACCACAGCAGAAAATGCAATGGAAAGCGCGAAGATAAGCATTGCGTCTTTGCAGAAATATCAAAAAGATAAGGGCATTGTCGCTGACTTTGACGGTATTGTTACCGAGATGAACCTTGTGGCGGGCGGCGTCGCTACAAACACCTCTACCGCATGCGTCATCCAAACTACCGAAAATCTCATCGCTACATTTAATATCGGCAAATACGATGTTGGCACCATTAAGCTTGAGCAGCCCGCAACTTTATCACTCGGTGAATTGAATTACCAAGGTAAAGTTACGAAAATCGGTGCTGTTGCTGTAAAAGGTGTTAATTCCAGCGGCAACACAACCGCTGCACAGGTTCCTGCAGAAATTACCATCGGCAATCCCGATTCAAACTTAATTATTGGTTTGGAATTTGATGCAGAAATTGAAACTTTCTCAAATGACAATGCACTTGCGTTGCCTGTAGAAGCAGTTTTAACCGACCGAGAGGGTGACTTCTGCTATAAGCTGATTCCAACCGAAAAAGCCGATGTATTTACCTACGAAAAGACCTATGTTAAGACCGGTAATGCATCAGATACCTATATTGAGATTTTTGATGGTCTCAAAGAAGGCGAAAAGGTTGTTCTCAGCCCGCCCACAACAATCGAAACTCTCCCCGTTGTAAAAGTAGAAACGCCTAAAGATGCAGAATCTGCTCCTGCTACCGAATCAACAGCTTCGGCTGCGTAA
- a CDS encoding ABC transporter permease — protein sequence MNIIDNIKMAMFSIRSNKMRSFLTMLGIIIGISSVIIILGVGGGAKAYLMGSMEQMGSSTVTISVQDKNATESDYINFEDIEAIKQKVDHVKYISPDWNTYGSVSFKTKTNDAVIYGGSDDMIYLARTEMISGRFFSEEDYLSARNVVVIDEMAAMKLFGNTNVAGMTLDINIFGERARPKILGVAKSQSGGFYMEGMPYFFYMPITTMMNIGGIDEKLYSMYVMADDPAFAESMGNSVKNVLESRHSNRGRDVYKAESLMGQIDMVNNMLNIITGFIGAVAAISLLVGGIGVMNIMLVAVTERTREIGIRKSLGAKTGSIMFQFLTESAILSLIGGAIGLTLGILGAHGVSSIVSSIAKDTIRPDITMWHVALALGFSCSVGIFFGIYPAKKAAKLNPIEALRHE from the coding sequence ATGAATATAATTGATAATATCAAGATGGCAATGTTCAGTATACGCAGCAACAAAATGCGTTCGTTTTTAACCATGCTGGGCATCATCATCGGCATCAGTTCTGTAATTATAATCTTGGGTGTAGGCGGCGGTGCCAAAGCCTATCTGATGGGCTCAATGGAGCAGATGGGTTCATCCACCGTTACCATTTCCGTTCAAGATAAAAATGCAACCGAATCGGATTACATCAACTTTGAGGATATTGAAGCAATCAAGCAAAAAGTGGATCATGTCAAGTATATATCCCCTGATTGGAACACCTATGGTTCCGTCAGTTTTAAAACCAAGACCAACGATGCGGTCATCTACGGCGGCAGCGACGACATGATTTATCTTGCTCGTACCGAGATGATATCCGGAAGATTTTTCAGTGAAGAAGATTACCTCTCGGCGCGCAATGTAGTGGTAATTGATGAAATGGCTGCTATGAAGTTATTCGGCAACACCAATGTGGCAGGTATGACGCTTGATATAAATATTTTTGGTGAACGTGCTAGACCAAAAATCCTCGGCGTGGCAAAAAGCCAGTCTGGGGGCTTTTATATGGAAGGCATGCCTTATTTCTTTTATATGCCGATTACCACTATGATGAATATCGGCGGTATTGATGAAAAGCTGTATTCTATGTATGTTATGGCGGATGACCCGGCTTTTGCTGAATCTATGGGTAATTCGGTAAAAAATGTTTTGGAATCTCGCCACAGCAACCGCGGCAGGGATGTTTATAAGGCAGAGAGTTTGATGGGGCAGATTGATATGGTTAACAATATGCTGAATATCATCACAGGCTTTATCGGTGCCGTCGCCGCAATTTCACTTTTGGTTGGCGGTATCGGTGTTATGAACATTATGCTGGTTGCAGTAACCGAACGAACGCGAGAAATCGGTATTCGTAAATCGCTGGGTGCTAAAACAGGTTCTATTATGTTCCAGTTTCTCACCGAATCAGCTATCCTTTCCCTAATCGGCGGTGCCATTGGTTTGACTTTAGGTATCTTAGGTGCACATGGTGTTTCCAGCATAGTAAGCTCAATCGCAAAAGACACCATCAGACCTGATATTACCATGTGGCATGTTGCACTCGCTCTTGGCTTCTCATGCTCGGTTGGTATTTTCTTTGGTATTTACCCTGCAAAAAAAGCCGCAAAACTCAATCCAATCGAGGCACTGCGTCACGAATAA
- a CDS encoding exodeoxyribonuclease III: MKLISWNVNGLRACMNKGFADFFNEIDADMFCVQETKMQQDQADFIFDGYTQYWNSAVKKGYSGTAVFTRITPLSVEYGIGIEEHAQEGRVITLEFERFYLVNVYTPNAQRGLTRLDYRMQWEDDFRAYVCKLDKVKPVVICGDMNVAHQEIDIKNAKSNRGNAGFSDEEREKMTDLLDAGFVDSFRCLNPDLKDAYTWWSYMFNARANNTGWRIDYFLVSQQLKDEIKDAKIHAQVMGSDHCPVELDIF, from the coding sequence ATGAAACTGATTTCATGGAATGTGAACGGTTTGCGCGCCTGTATGAACAAGGGGTTTGCAGATTTTTTTAATGAGATAGATGCGGATATGTTTTGCGTACAAGAAACCAAAATGCAGCAAGATCAAGCGGATTTTATTTTTGACGGATACACTCAATATTGGAACAGTGCCGTGAAAAAGGGCTATTCGGGTACAGCTGTTTTTACGCGCATCACTCCGCTTTCGGTGGAATATGGCATCGGCATTGAGGAACATGCGCAAGAAGGGCGGGTAATTACGCTGGAGTTTGAACGTTTTTATCTTGTCAATGTGTATACACCCAACGCACAAAGAGGGCTCACTCGCTTGGACTATCGTATGCAATGGGAAGATGACTTCCGAGCTTATGTTTGCAAATTGGACAAGGTAAAACCGGTGGTTATCTGCGGTGATATGAACGTAGCACACCAAGAAATCGATATCAAAAATGCAAAATCGAACCGCGGAAATGCAGGTTTTTCAGATGAAGAACGCGAAAAGATGACCGACCTGCTGGATGCGGGCTTTGTGGATTCGTTCCGCTGCCTCAACCCCGATTTGAAAGACGCATATACGTGGTGGTCGTACATGTTTAACGCCCGTGCCAACAATACCGGGTGGCGTATTGATTATTTTTTGGTTTCGCAGCAGCTGAAGGACGAAATAAAAGATGCGAAAATTCATGCACAGGTGATGGGCAGCGACCATTGCCCTGTGGAGCTGGATATTTTTTAA
- a CDS encoding DUF1653 domain-containing protein yields the protein MNYEIKPGLYRHFKGNQYRVLYTARHSETLEEYVVYQALYGEGGIWVRPASMWNETVERDGKTYKRFTKIEE from the coding sequence ATGAATTATGAGATTAAACCGGGGCTTTACCGCCACTTTAAAGGCAACCAATACCGTGTACTCTACACCGCCCGCCACTCCGAAACCTTAGAGGAATATGTGGTTTATCAAGCACTTTATGGCGAGGGCGGCATTTGGGTGCGCCCTGCAAGCATGTGGAACGAAACCGTAGAACGCGACGGAAAAACTTATAAGCGCTTTACTAAAATTGAGGAATAA
- a CDS encoding AzlD domain-containing protein, translating to MNYTRIFTAIAVMALVTYIPRMLPLTFMKRKIQNRFIQSFLQYVPYAVLAAMTFPDILYSTSALVSAVVGLFAALALAYWNKSLITVALGSTAAVFITEQIVKIIT from the coding sequence ATGAACTATACCCGTATTTTCACCGCAATTGCAGTTATGGCACTTGTAACGTATATACCACGTATGCTTCCGCTTACTTTTATGAAGCGCAAAATCCAAAACCGCTTTATACAGTCTTTTTTGCAGTATGTGCCTTATGCTGTGCTTGCGGCTATGACATTTCCTGATATCCTCTATTCCACTTCCGCATTGGTTTCGGCAGTGGTTGGCTTGTTTGCTGCACTGGCACTTGCCTATTGGAATAAAAGCCTGATTACCGTTGCATTGGGCTCTACTGCTGCGGTATTTATTACAGAGCAGATAGTAAAAATAATTACTTGA
- a CDS encoding ABC transporter permease produces the protein MKTFDLISMCFRNLFRRKMRTVLTVLGVVIGTCAIIVTVSLGLGMTKIQEEALAQMGDLTKIEIYNRGGGGKESPVLDDKTIKQIAQLEGVEIVTPLARADWDAMEFWIGDKFRFSSQVIGIYPEAMEKLGYEMKEGGYLTEGNGKKIPIVLGEKAAYQFYNTKKRDGWVYPYPDANGKIPDPLVNVMKDEITLRLGRSDEEKIKLVEYEVQPQGVLIADYSKGWETEDSVFMPIDEMKRLVSEYKKLNKIKENPNSDKGYQNVVVKTSDIKYVESVESYISETLGFNTNSMESIRKPMQQQIKQQSMVLGGLGLISLVVAAIGITNTMVMSIYERTREIGIMKVLGCEVPNIRTMFLTEAGIIGLMGGIAGTIFSFGISWVINNWETIKMALGMVGDQGGEMGGFGGMMGGMGGMIGGMAGGSKVSLIPPWLVLVAVVFGIFIGLVSGFTPANRAVKISALEAIKHD, from the coding sequence ATGAAGACATTTGATTTAATTTCAATGTGCTTCCGCAACCTCTTTCGTCGTAAAATGCGTACGGTTCTCACGGTTTTGGGCGTAGTAATTGGCACATGTGCCATTATCGTAACAGTTTCTTTGGGGCTTGGTATGACCAAAATTCAAGAAGAAGCTTTGGCGCAAATGGGAGATTTGACTAAAATTGAGATTTACAACCGTGGCGGAGGAGGTAAGGAATCCCCTGTTTTAGATGATAAAACAATCAAACAGATTGCTCAGCTTGAGGGTGTAGAAATTGTTACCCCTTTGGCACGGGCCGATTGGGATGCAATGGAATTTTGGATAGGCGATAAATTTCGTTTTAGCTCACAAGTGATTGGTATCTACCCCGAGGCAATGGAAAAACTGGGTTACGAGATGAAAGAAGGCGGCTACCTTACCGAGGGCAACGGCAAAAAGATACCGATTGTTTTGGGCGAAAAGGCTGCTTATCAGTTTTACAATACAAAAAAAAGAGATGGCTGGGTTTATCCGTATCCCGATGCTAACGGCAAAATCCCTGATCCGTTGGTTAATGTTATGAAAGATGAAATCACTCTTCGTTTGGGCAGAAGTGATGAAGAAAAAATAAAACTGGTTGAGTATGAAGTTCAGCCCCAAGGCGTGCTGATTGCCGACTATAGCAAGGGTTGGGAAACAGAAGATTCTGTTTTTATGCCAATCGATGAAATGAAGCGTTTGGTTTCGGAATATAAAAAGTTAAATAAAATCAAAGAAAACCCCAATAGTGATAAAGGCTACCAAAATGTTGTGGTAAAAACCAGCGACATTAAATACGTTGAGAGCGTTGAAAGCTATATCTCAGAAACCCTTGGTTTTAATACCAACAGTATGGAGAGCATACGAAAACCAATGCAACAGCAAATTAAGCAGCAAAGCATGGTACTTGGCGGGCTTGGTTTGATTTCACTGGTTGTTGCAGCAATCGGTATTACCAATACAATGGTAATGTCTATCTACGAGCGTACCCGCGAAATTGGTATTATGAAGGTACTGGGCTGTGAGGTGCCCAATATTCGCACTATGTTCCTTACCGAAGCAGGAATCATTGGTTTAATGGGCGGTATTGCAGGCACCATTTTCAGCTTTGGTATCAGCTGGGTTATCAATAATTGGGAGACAATTAAGATGGCTTTGGGTATGGTAGGCGATCAAGGCGGTGAAATGGGCGGCTTCGGCGGTATGATGGGTGGCATGGGCGGTATGATAGGCGGTATGGCAGGCGGCTCAAAAGTATCGCTTATTCCCCCGTGGCTTGTACTGGTTGCGGTAGTGTTTGGTATATTTATCGGTTTGGTTTCTGGTTTTACACCTGCGAACAGAGCGGTTAAAATCAGTGCGTTAGAAGCGATTAAGCACGACTAA
- a CDS encoding putative signal transducing protein, whose product MPWCPNCKTEYRDGFFKCSDCGAELVDELPQEPQKQDENFNYFSECSQPVFFLSSNNEVKIRQITDLLRQNEIAYFTKNQPYGSHLKLYFGQPSSTADIYVDEKDINTATEIVAAYLTTKEEISKPTSSWSNTSYRSFDVRKTITKILIRIWLFFIIFSFIISVIYIFIQFFLNN is encoded by the coding sequence TTGCCTTGGTGCCCAAACTGTAAAACAGAATATCGCGATGGCTTTTTCAAATGTTCCGATTGCGGTGCGGAGTTGGTTGATGAACTTCCACAGGAACCACAGAAGCAAGACGAGAATTTCAATTATTTTTCCGAGTGCAGTCAACCTGTTTTCTTTCTATCATCTAATAATGAGGTTAAAATAAGACAGATTACAGATTTACTACGCCAAAATGAAATTGCATATTTTACGAAAAATCAACCCTACGGTTCTCACCTAAAATTGTATTTTGGACAGCCTAGTTCGACTGCTGATATTTATGTAGATGAAAAAGACATAAACACCGCGACAGAGATTGTTGCCGCTTATTTGACTACTAAAGAAGAAATAAGCAAACCCACCAGTTCTTGGAGCAACACAAGTTATCGTTCATTTGACGTACGAAAAACTATAACAAAAATTCTTATTCGCATCTGGCTGTTCTTTATAATTTTTTCGTTTATAATCTCTGTAATTTATATTTTTATTCAGTTTTTTCTAAATAATTAG
- a CDS encoding COG1361 S-layer family protein yields MKTSTRIICIFLAALMLLTTFGMLFSQLAFAANTDSKSDTSSSKSSSDSSSSSSSSKDDDDGFTSSGSLRLVNTPKFFKVDSHGDVVDKDGDPARSVKKGYVYKVEMTIIDPNVVYDNIDGSIGDYNIYVVSTGGNFSTINTDDFDSDAKILAQGNKGGSPELTIEFYVKSNGKGRNMNLEIGYTYNKVPVDGATKGGSSQSQGTINVRVGEAVLDDDANDTDEDSYLLATPNIIVTSYNYGGRDVMAGNDFPLTINFANTSKDFSLENIIMDVTTSTDLSISNGSNSAYIENLSKGESQTKTLQITASSSIEPKPQQVTVKFSYEYILDKTRKTGERTEVLAIPIVQLDRFSVGELSVPDQIWPGDNAYISIDYVNKGKSEIPNLSARLESDAPGISDSQVVGNVKPGDSGTIDFTVTVNEPGDISGKIIVTYEDAKGNEKSVERPFSTTVMDMGGMMPGEEPTDVPQPMPEDKPNTATIVMAVVGGLMIAGLTGTVIVKKVKLKREDEQDEDI; encoded by the coding sequence ATGAAAACATCAACAAGAATTATTTGTATCTTTCTTGCAGCTCTTATGCTGCTTACCACATTTGGCATGCTGTTTTCGCAGCTTGCTTTTGCAGCAAACACAGACAGTAAAAGTGATACCAGCAGCAGTAAAAGCAGCAGTGACAGCAGCAGTAGCAGTTCATCCAGCAAGGATGATGACGACGGTTTCACATCTTCTGGTTCTCTAAGATTAGTTAACACCCCCAAATTTTTTAAAGTCGATAGCCATGGTGATGTTGTTGACAAAGATGGAGACCCCGCTAGAAGCGTTAAAAAAGGTTATGTATATAAAGTTGAAATGACAATCATTGATCCGAATGTTGTTTATGATAATATAGATGGGTCAATAGGTGATTACAATATATATGTTGTAAGCACTGGAGGAAACTTTAGTACAATCAACACTGATGATTTTGATTCTGATGCTAAAATATTAGCTCAAGGTAACAAAGGTGGTTCTCCTGAACTTACAATTGAGTTTTATGTTAAGTCAAACGGCAAAGGAAGAAATATGAATTTAGAAATAGGCTACACTTATAATAAAGTTCCTGTAGACGGTGCTACTAAAGGTGGTTCGTCACAGTCGCAAGGGACTATTAACGTTCGTGTGGGTGAGGCTGTACTTGATGATGATGCAAATGATACAGACGAAGACAGCTACCTGCTTGCTACTCCAAACATCATTGTAACTTCGTACAATTACGGCGGGCGCGATGTAATGGCAGGCAACGATTTCCCGCTTACGATCAACTTTGCAAACACCAGCAAAGATTTTAGTCTCGAAAACATCATTATGGATGTGACAACAAGCACCGATCTTTCTATATCAAACGGTTCCAACTCCGCGTATATTGAAAATTTGAGCAAAGGCGAATCTCAAACAAAAACGCTGCAGATAACCGCAAGCTCATCGATTGAGCCTAAACCACAGCAGGTAACTGTGAAATTCTCTTATGAATACATACTGGATAAAACCAGAAAAACAGGTGAAAGAACCGAAGTTTTGGCAATTCCCATTGTACAGCTCGATCGCTTTAGCGTTGGCGAATTGAGCGTACCCGATCAAATTTGGCCGGGTGATAACGCTTATATCAGCATTGACTATGTCAACAAAGGCAAATCAGAAATTCCCAACCTTTCGGCTCGGCTTGAAAGTGACGCTCCGGGAATCAGCGACAGTCAGGTTGTCGGTAACGTTAAACCCGGCGATTCCGGTACCATTGATTTTACCGTTACAGTAAATGAACCGGGAGATATCAGCGGTAAAATCATTGTTACTTACGAGGATGCCAAGGGGAATGAAAAATCAGTTGAACGCCCATTTTCTACTACCGTAATGGATATGGGTGGTATGATGCCGGGGGAAGAACCTACAGATGTACCGCAGCCTATGCCTGAAGATAAGCCCAATACGGCAACCATTGTAATGGCAGTTGTCGGCGGATTGATGATAGCAGGCCTTACAGGAACGGTAATTGTAAAAAAAGTAAAATTGAAGAGGGAAGACGAACAAGATGAAGACATTTGA
- a CDS encoding AzlC family ABC transporter permease: MDKKNAFLKGIKDGVPICLGYLSVSFTFGMMCTENGLPFWIALLISMTNLTSAGQFAGTALILAGGGYFEIAITTFVINIRYMLMSLSLSQKADPKMTSLQRSTLSFVVTDEIFAVAMQEKGMVTATYLAGLGFTPYWGWALGTLLGATATSLLPLAVRSALGIAIYGMFIAIIVPPARKVKPIAIVIGIAVVLSCILKWVLVFSALSGGWKIIICAVAASAYAAKRYPVDMDEEACEK; encoded by the coding sequence GTGGACAAAAAAAATGCATTTTTAAAAGGAATAAAAGATGGCGTTCCGATTTGTTTGGGGTATCTTTCGGTGTCGTTTACCTTTGGAATGATGTGTACAGAAAACGGCTTACCGTTTTGGATTGCACTGCTTATTTCGATGACCAACCTTACTTCGGCAGGGCAATTTGCCGGAACAGCATTGATTTTAGCGGGAGGCGGATATTTTGAAATTGCCATCACCACCTTCGTCATCAATATTCGCTACATGTTGATGTCGCTTTCATTATCTCAAAAAGCCGACCCCAAAATGACTTCGCTGCAACGCAGTACACTTTCGTTTGTTGTTACCGATGAAATTTTTGCAGTTGCTATGCAAGAAAAAGGGATGGTTACAGCTACATATCTTGCAGGGTTAGGGTTTACACCTTACTGGGGGTGGGCATTGGGCACTCTACTTGGGGCTACCGCTACCAGTTTGCTGCCCTTGGCGGTGCGCAGTGCTTTGGGCATTGCCATTTACGGTATGTTTATTGCAATCATTGTCCCCCCGGCACGTAAAGTTAAGCCCATTGCTATAGTAATAGGCATTGCGGTTGTTTTAAGCTGTATTCTCAAATGGGTACTTGTGTTCAGCGCACTATCGGGAGGATGGAAAATCATTATCTGTGCGGTGGCTGCATCTGCCTATGCAGCCAAGCGTTACCCGGTGGATATGGATGAGGAGGCATGTGAAAAATGA
- a CDS encoding GNAT family N-acetyltransferase has product MTVRSITSSDRELYIQLAKKFYSGEATLHAANLNHINRTFDECVKGSPYAKAFIIEENGKTAGFALFSFTWSNESGGMVVWLEELYIVPDFRGKQIGSRFMDWMMDEYKDVSRIRLEVCHCNNGARRLYERYGFKPLDYEQMVWDKENK; this is encoded by the coding sequence ATGACAGTCAGAAGCATTACTTCATCCGATCGTGAACTCTATATCCAACTTGCAAAAAAGTTTTACTCCGGCGAAGCTACCTTACACGCCGCAAACCTCAATCACATAAACCGTACTTTTGATGAATGCGTGAAAGGTTCACCTTATGCAAAAGCATTTATTATTGAGGAAAACGGCAAAACTGCCGGCTTTGCGTTGTTCAGCTTTACTTGGAGCAACGAAAGCGGCGGAATGGTGGTATGGCTGGAAGAGTTGTATATTGTTCCCGATTTTCGCGGCAAGCAAATCGGTAGCCGATTTATGGACTGGATGATGGATGAATACAAGGACGTATCACGTATTCGTCTTGAGGTCTGCCACTGCAACAACGGAGCCCGCCGCTTGTATGAACGCTATGGCTTTAAGCCGCTTGATTACGAACAGATGGTATGGGACAAAGAAAATAAATAG